A region of Planococcus sp. MSAK28401 DNA encodes the following proteins:
- a CDS encoding Tex family protein → MDTQQLHALIAKEAGVKPNQAKQVIELLEDGNTVPFIARYRKEATGSLDEVQIKAVEDRYTYIQNLEQRKTDVIRSIEEQEQLTPELEKAIKGATVLQRVEDLYRPYKQKRRTKATIAKEKELQGLADWLLKPGKEQLKTVAGQYISAEKGVETAEEAIAGAQDILAELFADDPDIREKARRMTRDAGLLETAAKKGHEDEKQVFQMYYEYSEAIKKIVPHRILAINRGEKEGVLKVTVTPPVDRIIRLMKDKWMKMGSTATKEVETAIEDSYKRLIQPSIEREIRTELSEKGETQAIHIFSENLRNLLLQPPMKDKMVLGIDPAYRTGCKLAVIDATGKLLEVAVIYPHPPKSDQQGAKKILQRLTDTYPIEIMAIGNGTASRETEQFIADFLGETAKKASYVIVNEAGASVYSASDVARAEFPDLQVEERSAASIARRLQDPLSELVKIDPKAVGVGQYQHDVSQKKLADQLTFVVETAVNQVGVNVNSASASLLQYVAGLSKTVAENIIKVRDENGRFTSRVQLKKIPRLGAKTYEQAVGFLRITEGKNPLDATGIHPESYEAAERILKLIDVDKKMIGRPEIIAKLESLDLEALSQEWEVGKVTLKDIVDALKKPFRDPRDEFPQPLLKSDVLKMEDLTPGMEVQGTVRNVVDFGAFVDIGVKQDGLVHISKLKKGFVKHPLDVVAVGDIVTVWVDQVEKQKGRIALTMLPPKEQQPDLQER, encoded by the coding sequence ATGGATACTCAGCAATTGCACGCATTAATCGCTAAAGAAGCCGGTGTCAAACCAAACCAGGCAAAGCAAGTCATTGAGCTGCTCGAAGACGGAAACACGGTACCTTTTATCGCCCGTTACCGAAAAGAAGCGACAGGCTCATTGGATGAAGTCCAAATCAAAGCGGTAGAAGATCGTTATACATACATTCAGAATTTGGAACAAAGAAAAACAGACGTAATCCGTTCAATTGAAGAACAAGAACAATTGACTCCGGAGCTTGAAAAAGCCATCAAAGGAGCTACAGTCCTTCAAAGAGTAGAAGATTTGTACCGCCCTTATAAACAAAAACGCCGCACAAAAGCGACCATTGCAAAAGAAAAAGAGCTGCAGGGACTGGCAGATTGGCTTTTGAAACCTGGAAAAGAACAGTTGAAAACAGTGGCGGGACAATACATCAGTGCCGAAAAAGGTGTTGAAACAGCGGAAGAAGCGATAGCAGGAGCACAGGATATTTTAGCTGAGCTTTTTGCGGACGATCCTGATATTCGTGAAAAAGCCCGTCGGATGACTCGTGATGCCGGACTGCTAGAGACAGCAGCCAAAAAAGGTCACGAAGACGAGAAGCAAGTCTTCCAAATGTATTATGAATACAGCGAAGCCATCAAAAAAATCGTCCCGCACCGTATCTTGGCCATCAATCGTGGCGAAAAAGAGGGCGTATTGAAAGTGACTGTCACACCTCCAGTCGACCGAATCATCCGATTAATGAAAGATAAATGGATGAAAATGGGGAGCACTGCCACCAAAGAAGTAGAAACGGCCATTGAAGACAGCTACAAACGCTTGATTCAGCCATCCATTGAACGTGAAATCCGGACGGAACTAAGTGAAAAAGGCGAAACGCAGGCCATACACATCTTTTCGGAAAACCTTCGCAATCTGTTATTGCAGCCTCCGATGAAAGATAAAATGGTGCTAGGCATTGACCCGGCGTACCGTACGGGCTGTAAATTAGCAGTGATAGATGCGACAGGGAAATTATTGGAAGTAGCGGTCATCTATCCGCATCCCCCAAAATCCGATCAACAAGGCGCAAAGAAAATCTTACAGCGTCTAACGGATACTTATCCTATTGAAATCATGGCGATCGGAAATGGCACAGCATCACGCGAGACCGAACAATTCATTGCGGATTTTCTCGGCGAAACTGCGAAAAAAGCATCTTATGTCATCGTCAATGAAGCAGGTGCCAGTGTTTACTCAGCATCCGATGTAGCCCGTGCAGAGTTTCCGGACTTGCAAGTCGAAGAACGCAGCGCAGCTTCCATCGCGCGACGACTTCAAGATCCGCTTTCCGAACTCGTAAAGATTGACCCGAAAGCAGTAGGCGTTGGGCAATACCAGCACGATGTCTCGCAGAAAAAGCTGGCAGACCAGTTAACTTTCGTTGTTGAGACGGCAGTCAACCAAGTTGGCGTGAACGTTAACTCTGCTTCAGCTTCTCTCCTTCAATACGTTGCTGGACTCAGTAAGACCGTCGCCGAGAACATTATTAAAGTGCGCGATGAGAACGGCCGCTTTACTTCCCGTGTCCAATTAAAGAAAATCCCTCGCCTCGGCGCCAAGACTTATGAACAAGCTGTCGGCTTCTTGCGCATAACAGAAGGGAAGAATCCACTAGACGCTACCGGCATTCACCCAGAAAGTTATGAAGCTGCCGAGAGAATCCTTAAGTTAATCGATGTGGACAAAAAAATGATTGGCCGCCCAGAGATTATCGCGAAGCTGGAAAGCTTGGACCTGGAGGCATTAAGCCAGGAGTGGGAAGTCGGCAAAGTGACACTTAAAGACATTGTGGATGCATTGAAGAAACCATTCCGCGACCCGCGAGATGAGTTCCCTCAGCCATTGCTAAAGAGCGATGTCTTAAAAATGGAAGACTTAACGCCTGGAATGGAAGTCCAAGGAACGGTGCGCAATGTCGTCGACTTCGGAGCCTTCGTCGATATTGGCGTGAAACAGGACGGGCTGGTTCACATTTCTAAATTGAAAAAAGGATTTGTAAAACACCCGCTCGATGTTGTTGCAGTCGGAGATATTGTCACCGTGTGGGTCGATCAAGTCGAAAAACAAAAAGGCCGGATCGCCTTGACGATGCTGCCGCCGAAAGAACAACAGCCAGATCTTCAGGAGAGATAA
- a CDS encoding SprT family protein, protein MTNEELTKMIAKISRDIFGKPFLHQGVFNKRLRTTGGRYMLGSHNIEINPASYEKFGGNELTGIIKHELCHYHLHLEGKGYKHRDKDFRELLQETGSPRFCSLLAEKRRKTNGFHLYECISCKTEFPRRIRMNTAKYRCGRCSGKLQMKREKSL, encoded by the coding sequence ATGACGAACGAAGAATTGACCAAGATGATTGCAAAGATTTCCCGTGACATCTTCGGGAAGCCATTCCTCCATCAAGGCGTATTCAACAAACGCCTCCGTACCACAGGCGGCCGTTACATGCTAGGCTCGCATAATATTGAAATCAACCCGGCTTCTTATGAGAAGTTTGGGGGTAATGAACTGACAGGCATCATTAAACATGAGTTGTGTCATTACCATCTTCACCTCGAAGGAAAAGGATATAAACATCGAGACAAGGATTTCCGAGAGCTGTTGCAAGAGACAGGATCTCCACGGTTCTGTTCTCTCCTCGCAGAGAAACGCCGGAAAACAAATGGCTTTCATCTATATGAATGCATATCCTGTAAAACGGAATTTCCGAGAAGGATCCGTATGAACACCGCCAAGTATAGATGCGGACGCTGCAGCGGAAAGTTGCAGATGAAAAGAGAAAAGAGTTTGTGA
- the tsaE gene encoding tRNA (adenosine(37)-N6)-threonylcarbamoyltransferase complex ATPase subunit type 1 TsaE, with the protein MSFTITVQSPEQTEKLAIRLASFLQPQDLLTLEGDLGAGKTTFTKGLAKGLGIERTVNSPTFTILKQYEGRVNLNHFDVYRLENSDEDIGFDELFAEEAVSVIEWAQFIKDYLPEERLDIVIRRLSEEGREVEFHPHGVRYENLCRELTQ; encoded by the coding sequence ATGAGCTTTACGATTACAGTGCAATCGCCGGAACAGACAGAGAAACTTGCCATTCGATTGGCTTCGTTTTTACAACCTCAAGATCTTCTAACACTCGAAGGTGACTTAGGGGCAGGAAAGACGACTTTTACTAAAGGATTGGCAAAGGGGCTCGGCATCGAACGAACAGTTAATAGCCCGACTTTCACTATCCTCAAACAATATGAAGGACGAGTAAATCTGAACCATTTCGATGTATATCGCTTGGAAAATAGTGATGAAGATATCGGTTTTGATGAATTATTTGCAGAAGAAGCTGTGTCGGTGATCGAATGGGCTCAGTTCATCAAGGATTATTTGCCGGAGGAACGCCTGGATATTGTGATTCGCCGCTTATCTGAAGAGGGACGTGAAGTGGAGTTTCACCCGCACGGTGTCCGTTATGAAAACTTATGCAGGGAGCTAACACAATGA
- the tsaB gene encoding tRNA (adenosine(37)-N6)-threonylcarbamoyltransferase complex dimerization subunit type 1 TsaB, which yields MILGIDTSNSPLAIALVKDDTVLIEETQNLKINHSLTAMPAVEELMKKAKIAPGDLTQIVVAEGPGSYTGVRIGLTIAKTLAWSLKIPLTTVSSLKVLAANGQGFNGLVCPVMDARRGTAFTALYDGLDLATVLSDRHSDFREFLEQVHIQGRPVLFTGVDLEIHRAVIEEMLGDLAYFAPFQNRLPRASNLIALAADEEMKEVHHTVPEYRRITEAEANLAKLEEGKGQ from the coding sequence ATGATCTTAGGAATCGATACCTCGAATTCACCGCTAGCTATCGCTTTGGTGAAAGATGACACAGTATTAATAGAAGAAACTCAAAATTTAAAGATCAATCATTCCTTAACTGCTATGCCTGCCGTAGAGGAATTGATGAAAAAAGCAAAAATTGCTCCGGGTGATTTAACGCAAATTGTTGTTGCGGAAGGGCCTGGATCTTATACAGGAGTTCGAATTGGCCTGACAATCGCGAAAACTCTCGCATGGTCGTTGAAAATTCCGTTGACCACGGTATCGAGTTTAAAGGTTCTTGCAGCGAACGGACAGGGATTTAACGGTCTAGTTTGCCCTGTCATGGATGCAAGGCGTGGTACCGCTTTTACTGCACTTTATGATGGGCTTGATCTGGCAACAGTCCTTTCAGATCGGCATAGCGACTTTAGGGAGTTCCTTGAACAAGTGCATATACAGGGACGTCCGGTTTTGTTTACGGGAGTTGACCTTGAGATTCACCGGGCAGTGATTGAGGAAATGCTGGGGGACTTAGCCTATTTTGCTCCGTTCCAAAATAGGCTGCCAAGAGCGTCGAATTTAATTGCCTTGGCAGCGGATGAAGAAATGAAAGAAGTGCATCATACGGTACCTGAATATCGCCGGATTACAGAAGCGGAAGCGAATCTGGCAAAACTTGAAGAAGGAAAAGGCCAATGA
- the rimI gene encoding ribosomal protein S18-alanine N-acetyltransferase: protein MSESVKFRKMTIHDVNEVYEIEKQSFTLAWTKEAFEQEMLKNEFAYYVLAETQEGVVGYCGMWLVMDEAHITNIAISPKERGKKFGEALMKEAIETAKAQGAKLMTLEARVSNIAALNLYKKLGFKNGGIRKGYYTDNQEDAIVMWVNFDE, encoded by the coding sequence ATGAGCGAATCAGTGAAATTTCGGAAGATGACTATTCATGATGTAAATGAAGTGTACGAAATTGAAAAGCAATCGTTTACGCTAGCCTGGACTAAAGAGGCGTTTGAGCAAGAGATGCTGAAAAACGAATTTGCTTATTATGTGTTGGCTGAAACGCAAGAAGGAGTCGTCGGTTACTGTGGCATGTGGCTTGTCATGGACGAAGCACATATTACGAATATTGCCATCTCACCCAAAGAACGGGGCAAGAAGTTTGGGGAAGCATTAATGAAAGAGGCAATAGAAACTGCTAAAGCGCAAGGTGCGAAATTGATGACATTGGAAGCACGTGTTAGCAATATAGCTGCGCTTAATTTATATAAGAAACTAGGATTCAAAAATGGTGGCATCCGAAAAGGTTACTATACGGATAATCAGGAAGATGCCATAGTTATGTGGGTGAATTTCGATGAATAA
- the tsaD gene encoding tRNA (adenosine(37)-N6)-threonylcarbamoyltransferase complex transferase subunit TsaD: MNKDIFVLGIETSCDETAASVVKNGTEIISNVVASQIESHKRFGGVVPEIASRHHVEQITIVIEEALQQANLMPIELSAVAVTEGPGLVGALLVGVNAAKAFAFAHSLPLVGVHHIAGHIYANRLEQEMEFPLLSLVISGGHTELILMKEHGDFTVIGETRDDAAGEAYDKVARTLNLPYPGGPHIDRLAHQSVEAVDFPRVWLEEGSYDFSFSGLKSSVLNYMHNMKQRGETPVPEAVAAGFQNSVVEVVTAKTLRAAREFGVRQVIAAGGVAANKGLRQSLTETFEKEGIPFFIPPLPLCTDNAAMIAAAGTVMYEKGLTGDMAMNGRPGMPLSSWI; encoded by the coding sequence ATGAATAAAGATATTTTTGTATTGGGAATAGAAACGAGTTGCGACGAAACAGCGGCTTCAGTTGTGAAAAACGGGACAGAAATTATCTCCAATGTGGTGGCATCGCAAATTGAGAGCCATAAGCGCTTCGGGGGTGTGGTACCGGAAATTGCCTCGAGGCATCATGTCGAGCAAATCACGATTGTAATTGAAGAAGCTCTGCAGCAGGCGAATTTGATGCCAATTGAATTATCCGCGGTAGCTGTAACAGAAGGGCCTGGTCTAGTAGGGGCATTGCTGGTTGGTGTCAATGCAGCAAAAGCGTTTGCCTTTGCGCATAGCTTGCCGCTAGTGGGTGTTCATCATATCGCAGGCCATATATATGCGAACCGATTAGAGCAGGAAATGGAGTTCCCGCTTTTGTCGTTGGTCATTTCCGGAGGGCATACTGAGTTGATCCTCATGAAAGAGCACGGTGATTTTACAGTCATCGGCGAAACTAGGGATGATGCTGCAGGGGAAGCCTACGACAAAGTGGCGCGGACATTGAACTTGCCATATCCTGGCGGGCCGCATATTGACCGATTGGCGCATCAAAGTGTGGAAGCGGTCGATTTTCCGCGGGTTTGGCTGGAAGAAGGATCTTATGATTTCAGCTTCAGCGGATTGAAATCGTCTGTGCTGAATTATATGCATAATATGAAACAACGCGGGGAAACGCCCGTGCCGGAAGCTGTTGCCGCAGGATTCCAAAACAGCGTCGTGGAAGTCGTAACGGCAAAGACTTTGCGCGCAGCCAGGGAATTCGGTGTACGACAAGTAATTGCAGCGGGCGGTGTAGCAGCCAATAAAGGCTTACGCCAATCGTTGACTGAGACTTTTGAAAAAGAGGGCATTCCCTTCTTTATTCCACCGCTGCCGCTTTGTACAGATAATGCAGCGATGATCGCCGCAGCTGGAACAGTTATGTACGAAAAAGGATTAACAGGAGATATGGCCATGAATGGGCGCCCGGGCATGCCTTTAAGTTCATGGATTTAA
- a CDS encoding ABC-F family ATP-binding cassette domain-containing protein, with protein sequence MIVLQVNQIHKSFGAEEIISGAKLEVQHRDRVALVGRNGAGKSTLLKIIAGEMSYDSGDLIMPKDLTIGYLEQQTDLNSDATVWQEMMKIFAHFRDQEAKLRQLEAAMADPDVYNDAERNAKVMQEYDLLQTHFKDAGGYQFEADTRAVLHGMKFYPEDYEKKITSLSGGQKTRLMLAKLLLAKPQLLILDEPTNHLDIETLSWLENYLKNYPGALLIVSHDRYFLDQVVTLVYEVSRKKVRKYTGNYSRYLSEKAKQYELDRKHYEKEQSEKAKLEDYVARNLVRASTTKMAQSRRRVLEKTDWMEAPEGDEKSARFGFDIQKQSGNDVLNVQSLSVGYGAQPVSNNILLKLYRTDSLALVGPNGVGKSTLLKTIMKELPALAGDIHYGTGIQFGYYDQEQANLKGNKLVLNELWDDYPHVNEKDIRGILGRFLFTGDDVLKPVSTLSGGEKARVALAKLMMQKANVLLLDEPTNHLDLDSKEVLENALIDYPGTLLFVSHDRYFMNRIATKVVELSRDGTTEYLGDYDYYVEKKLETEELAALDALEAKAKQPETQTSTSTSQIDKEAKKLERQLVRKNTEIEQAMEALDEEIAAIEEQLCEPDIFQDHERVMPLQSRLEELKQSHEATMAEWLELQEQLEEMNS encoded by the coding sequence ATGATCGTATTGCAAGTCAATCAAATCCATAAATCATTCGGTGCCGAGGAAATCATCTCAGGCGCCAAACTCGAAGTCCAGCACCGTGACCGGGTCGCACTTGTCGGCCGCAATGGTGCCGGAAAATCCACATTATTGAAAATCATCGCCGGTGAAATGTCTTACGACAGCGGCGATTTGATCATGCCGAAAGATTTAACGATCGGCTATTTGGAACAACAAACCGACTTGAATTCAGACGCCACCGTATGGCAGGAAATGATGAAAATCTTCGCCCATTTCCGGGATCAGGAAGCAAAGCTGCGCCAGCTCGAAGCTGCCATGGCTGATCCGGATGTGTACAATGATGCCGAACGCAATGCCAAGGTCATGCAAGAATATGACCTCCTCCAGACTCATTTTAAAGATGCCGGCGGTTATCAGTTCGAGGCCGATACGCGCGCGGTCCTGCACGGCATGAAGTTCTATCCGGAAGACTACGAAAAGAAAATCACTTCCCTGTCAGGCGGCCAGAAAACCCGCCTCATGCTGGCGAAGCTCCTGCTCGCAAAGCCGCAGCTCTTGATTCTCGATGAGCCGACCAACCATTTGGACATCGAAACGCTGAGCTGGCTCGAAAACTATTTGAAGAATTATCCGGGCGCATTGCTCATCGTGTCGCATGACCGCTATTTCCTCGACCAAGTCGTCACGCTGGTTTACGAAGTGTCACGCAAGAAGGTCCGTAAATACACCGGCAACTACAGCCGTTATTTAAGCGAAAAAGCGAAACAATACGAACTCGACCGCAAACATTACGAGAAAGAGCAAAGCGAGAAAGCCAAACTTGAAGATTACGTCGCCCGTAACCTGGTTCGGGCTTCTACAACAAAAATGGCGCAAAGCAGGCGCCGTGTGCTCGAGAAAACCGACTGGATGGAAGCTCCGGAAGGCGACGAAAAATCAGCGCGCTTCGGCTTCGACATCCAAAAGCAAAGCGGCAATGACGTCTTGAACGTCCAGTCGCTGTCCGTCGGCTATGGCGCCCAGCCGGTCTCGAACAACATCTTGCTAAAACTTTACCGCACCGACAGCCTCGCGCTTGTCGGGCCGAACGGTGTCGGCAAATCGACGCTGCTCAAGACCATCATGAAAGAATTGCCGGCACTCGCAGGTGACATCCATTACGGCACTGGCATCCAGTTCGGCTATTACGATCAGGAACAAGCGAACTTAAAAGGCAATAAGCTCGTGCTCAACGAATTATGGGACGACTACCCGCATGTAAATGAAAAAGACATCCGGGGCATCCTCGGACGCTTCTTATTCACTGGAGACGATGTCTTGAAGCCGGTCTCGACTTTATCGGGCGGCGAAAAAGCGCGTGTGGCACTTGCTAAGCTCATGATGCAAAAAGCCAATGTCTTGCTGCTTGATGAGCCGACCAACCATTTGGACCTCGATAGCAAAGAAGTACTCGAGAATGCCTTGATCGACTATCCAGGCACATTACTATTCGTTTCCCACGACCGCTATTTCATGAACCGGATCGCTACAAAAGTGGTAGAACTGTCCCGCGACGGCACAACCGAGTATTTGGGCGATTACGATTATTATGTCGAGAAGAAACTCGAAACTGAAGAACTCGCGGCACTCGATGCCCTTGAAGCAAAAGCGAAACAGCCAGAAACGCAAACATCCACCTCTACTTCGCAAATCGATAAGGAAGCCAAAAAACTCGAACGCCAATTAGTAAGAAAAAACACTGAAATCGAGCAGGCGATGGAAGCACTTGATGAAGAAATCGCCGCGATTGAAGAACAACTATGCGAGCCGGATATTTTCCAGGACCATGAACGCGTTATGCCTTTGCAATCACGCCTGGAAGAACTCAAGCAATCACATGAAGCAACCATGGCAGAATGGCTCGAATTACAAGAACAACTTGAAGAAATGAATTCCTGA
- a CDS encoding redox-sensing transcriptional repressor Rex: MLDESHKIPQATTKRLPLYYRFLQNFANAGQKRISSQELSEAMKIDSATIRRDFSHLGALGKKGYGYDVQELLAFFRKTLDQDEATNVALIGVGSLGSAFLKYNFHRNHNTKIILAFDTNSPHEGKKISGIDTYHPDLIEEKIKQYGVEVVILTVPSRSAQDVTDRLAQTDIKGILNFTPVRISVPEHIRVQTIDLSVELQTLIYQIKHD; encoded by the coding sequence ATGCTTGACGAATCCCATAAAATCCCGCAAGCGACAACGAAGCGGCTGCCCTTGTATTACCGGTTTCTCCAGAATTTTGCCAATGCTGGACAGAAACGCATCTCCTCACAGGAGTTGAGCGAAGCGATGAAAATCGATTCGGCGACCATCCGCCGCGATTTCTCCCATCTTGGCGCACTTGGCAAAAAAGGCTACGGCTATGATGTGCAGGAGCTCTTGGCGTTTTTCCGTAAGACGCTTGACCAGGACGAAGCGACGAATGTTGCGTTGATCGGTGTCGGAAGCCTCGGCAGCGCGTTTTTAAAATACAATTTCCACCGCAATCACAACACGAAAATCATCCTGGCCTTTGATACGAACAGCCCCCATGAAGGCAAGAAAATCAGCGGCATCGATACCTACCACCCCGATTTGATTGAAGAGAAGATTAAGCAGTACGGTGTGGAAGTGGTCATTTTGACGGTGCCGTCGCGGTCGGCTCAAGATGTCACCGACCGGCTCGCCCAGACAGACATTAAAGGCATCCTCAATTTCACGCCGGTGCGCATTTCCGTACCGGAACATATCCGCGTCCAGACGATCGATTTATCGGTGGAGCTGCAAACTTTGATCTACCAGATCAAGCATGATTAA
- a CDS encoding twin-arginine translocase TatA/TatE family subunit translates to MAPGPLSLIIIGIVALLIFGPKKLPELGKAFGSSLREFKNATKGLADDDEDDKKVETAKKNDLDKKDEHK, encoded by the coding sequence ATGGCTCCAGGTCCATTAAGTTTAATCATCATCGGGATTGTCGCCTTGCTGATTTTCGGCCCGAAAAAATTGCCGGAACTAGGGAAAGCATTCGGTTCTTCCTTGCGCGAATTCAAAAACGCCACAAAAGGATTGGCCGACGACGATGAAGATGACAAGAAAGTCGAAACAGCAAAGAAAAACGATTTAGATAAGAAAGACGAGCACAAGTAA
- the tatC gene encoding twin-arginine translocase subunit TatC — translation MNQQNEMTVVEHIGELRKRLTLIVVFFLFALIAGFFLAEPLIRYLQFSEEARNLTLNAFKITDPIKIYMQVMMILALIITSPLIMYQFWAFISPGLSDRERKVTLGYIPFSLSLFIGGIAFSYLVLFPYVIGFMLNISENLDIQETIGINEYFQFLFQITLPFGFIFQLPVLMLFLTRLGILTPMMMTKYRKYAYLALVTIAAFITPPDIISHMIVTLPLILLYEFSVIIARIGYRKFLRAEQQQAIEEQTEDLPPK, via the coding sequence ATGAACCAACAAAATGAAATGACGGTAGTTGAACATATAGGTGAACTTAGAAAACGGCTGACCTTGATAGTCGTTTTCTTTCTGTTCGCGCTCATTGCCGGATTCTTTCTCGCTGAGCCTTTAATCCGCTATTTGCAGTTCAGCGAAGAGGCGCGGAATCTGACGCTGAATGCGTTCAAGATTACCGATCCGATTAAGATATATATGCAGGTCATGATGATTTTGGCATTGATCATCACGTCGCCTTTGATCATGTACCAATTTTGGGCATTCATCAGCCCTGGACTCTCTGACAGGGAGCGAAAAGTGACGCTTGGGTATATTCCGTTTTCCTTGTCCTTGTTTATCGGCGGGATTGCGTTTTCCTATTTGGTGTTGTTTCCATATGTTATTGGATTCATGCTCAATATATCGGAGAATCTGGATATCCAGGAGACGATTGGGATCAATGAGTATTTCCAATTTTTGTTCCAAATCACCTTGCCGTTCGGCTTTATCTTCCAGCTGCCGGTGTTGATGCTATTTTTGACGCGTCTCGGGATTTTGACGCCGATGATGATGACGAAGTACCGGAAGTATGCGTATTTGGCGCTGGTGACGATCGCCGCTTTCATTACGCCGCCGGATATTATTTCCCATATGATCGTGACATTGCCTCTGATTTTACTCTATGAATTCAGTGTAATCATTGCGCGCATTGGCTATCGTAAGTTCCTGCGGGCAGAACAGCAGCAGGCAATTGAAGAACAGACAGAAGACCTTCCGCCGAAATGA
- a CDS encoding helix-turn-helix transcriptional regulator has product MNYEHFIQQSIQWIESHLHEAISANEIAAVSGFSQSHFHRIFQNTVGISAIEYIRKRRLANAASQLLYTDERIIDIAFFYQFESQEAFTRAFKKVYQLPPGRYRKIMNAMHLHKEETKMTEQLKGWFISGSHPDHYEIGTDQKEIHQGRASGYLKSTDSADDEEFATMMQQFKADRYRGQRIQLSGFIQTKDVQHFAGLWMRVDNSSEDVLQFDNMSNRPLTGTTTWNRYSIVLDVPDHSAAISFGVLLTGTGGVWIDGLSFQTVDANTPTTNMQLENELMEEPVNLSFED; this is encoded by the coding sequence GTGAATTACGAACACTTCATCCAGCAGTCCATCCAATGGATAGAGTCGCATTTGCATGAGGCCATTTCAGCTAATGAGATCGCAGCGGTTTCCGGATTTTCTCAATCTCATTTTCACCGCATATTTCAAAACACTGTCGGCATATCCGCTATTGAATACATACGAAAAAGACGTCTTGCCAATGCAGCTAGCCAGCTTTTGTATACCGATGAACGTATTATCGATATTGCTTTTTTCTATCAATTTGAATCTCAAGAAGCTTTCACACGCGCCTTCAAGAAAGTTTACCAACTTCCACCTGGCCGTTACCGAAAAATCATGAATGCCATGCACCTACACAAGGAGGAAACGAAGATGACTGAACAACTGAAAGGCTGGTTCATCAGCGGCAGCCATCCTGACCATTACGAAATTGGCACTGACCAAAAAGAAATCCATCAGGGTCGAGCATCAGGATACCTAAAATCAACCGATTCCGCAGATGATGAAGAATTCGCCACGATGATGCAGCAGTTTAAAGCCGACCGTTACCGCGGACAGCGCATTCAACTGTCCGGATTTATCCAAACGAAAGACGTCCAACATTTCGCGGGCCTATGGATGCGTGTCGACAATTCATCAGAAGACGTTTTACAATTCGACAATATGAGCAACCGCCCACTCACCGGCACCACCACGTGGAACCGCTATTCCATTGTCCTCGACGTCCCCGATCACAGTGCAGCCATTTCATTCGGCGTGTTGCTCACCGGCACAGGTGGAGTCTGGATAGACGGGCTGTCTTTCCAAACAGTGGATGCTAACACCCCAACAACCAATATGCAATTGGAAAACGAGTTAATGGAAGAACCGGTTAACTTATCTTTCGAAGACTAG